From Gigantopelta aegis isolate Gae_Host chromosome 11, Gae_host_genome, whole genome shotgun sequence, the proteins below share one genomic window:
- the LOC121385636 gene encoding uncharacterized protein LOC121385636, whose translation MWGSGEDEAGEKNQEHQEEEEEEEEYTLFDRVATGKEYVMMVKHEPGFLVIIVVNFLVLIVTIFFNVEVQPIPQIHINNLFVNGYANISDSFPLEITPASWTYSLWGAVFAWQLVWAIYSLVSIFRKTSEGPVYLCPVLLPRFFFLLFSLGLCFNIGWMFLWDRMYVSIAFIFAFLMTFTLFGALVLSYRGLGRNSYLLKSLGRRADLWMVRVLVQNGVAFYATWSALIALLDLGSVLSYAAIPQLDVGLSSTIVLGLVSGFVVVYFLVDIFLADRYSRYTVSPYVVMIVFLTGVFVTAWRGSTLNGVFSLSLLATCSTLSLIKLFYICLQEATTPKEKELDILKELDETRSLLK comes from the exons ATGTGGGGCTCGGGTGAAGACGAGGCTGGAGAAAAAAACCAAGAACaccaagaagaagaagaggaagaagaagaatacaCACTGTTTGA TCGGGTTGCGACCGGCAAGGAGTACGTGATGATGGTGAAGCATGAGCCTGGCTTCCtcgtcatcatcgtcgtcaaCTTCCTCGTGCTCATCGTCACGATCTTCTTCAACGTCGAGGTGCAGCCCATACCACAAATACACA TAAACAACTTGTTCGTGAATGGATACGCTAACATCTCGGACAGTTTCCCACTGGAGATAACACCAGCCAGCTGGACGTATTCGCTGTGGGGCGCTGTGTTCGCCTGGCAGCTCGTCTGGGCCATCTACAGCCTCGTGTCCATCTTCCGGAAGACTTCTGAAGGTCCCGTCTACCTGTGCCCGGTCCTGCTTCCTCGGTTCTTCttccttctcttctctctcggcCTCTGTTTCAACATCGGCTGGATGTTCCTCTGGGACAGGATGTACGTCTCCATCGCCTTCATCTTCGCCTTCCTCATGACCTTCACCTTGTTCGGAGCTCTAGTCTTGTCGTACCGTGGGCTGGGGAGGAACTCGTACCTCCTGAAATCTCTGGGCCGACGCGCCGACCTGTGGATGGTTCGAGTTCTCGTCCAGAACGGCGTCGCCTTCTACGCCACGTGGTCCGCGCTCATCGCGCTGCTAGACCTCGGCTCAGTTCTGTCTTACGCCGCGATCCCTCAACTGGACGTCGGTCTATCGTCCACCATTGTTCTCGGACTGGTTTCTGGTTTCGTCGTGGTCTACTTCCTGGTGGATATTTTCCTGGCGGACCGGTACAGCCGCTACACCGTGAGTCCGTACGTGGTGATGATCGTCTTTCTCACCGGAGTGTTCGTCACGGCCTGGCGGGGCAGCACGCTGAACGGAGTGTTCTCCCTTTCACTGCTGGCCACCTGCAGCACGCTGTCGCTCATCAAACTGTTCTACATCTGCCTCCAGGAGGCGACCACGCCCAAGGAAAAGGAGCTGGACATTTTGAAAGAGTTGGACGAAACTCGCAGTTTACTCAAATAA
- the LOC121385134 gene encoding GATA zinc finger domain-containing protein 14-like encodes MANYSNRGVSHCERTDRRDNKTRNNNTETRNNRKETRNNRTEPCNNNTETRNNRTEPCNNNIEPCNNNTETRNNRTEPCNNNTESRNNRTEPRNIRTEPCNNNTEPRNNRTEPRNNRTEPRNNRTEPCNTNTETRNNRKETRNNRTEPCNTNTETRNNRRETRNHTTEPCNNNTESRNNRTEPRNNRRKPCNNNTETRNNSTETRNNTTETRNKTEPRNNRTEPRNNSTEPCNNRTEPRNNTTEPRNNSTEPRNNSADPRNKTEPCNNKTEPRNNSADPRNKTEPCNNSTEPRNNSTGTRNNTTEPRNNNIEPRNNSREPCNTTTELCNKNTEPRNNRTEPCNNNTETRNNTTETRNNRTEARNNRTEPCNDNTETRNNRTEPCNNNTEPRNNTTETLR; translated from the exons ATGGCCAATTATAGTAACCGCGGGGTGTCACACTGCGAGAGAACAGATCGACGTGACAACA AAACacgtaataataatacagaaacACGTAATAACAGGAAAGAAACACGTAATAACAGGACAGaaccatgtaataataatacagaaacACGTAATAACAGGACAGaaccatgtaataataatatagaaccatgtaataataatacagaaacACGTAATAACAGGACAGAACCATGCAATAATAATACAGAATCACGTAATAACAGGACAGAACCACGTAATATCAGGACAGaaccatgtaataataatacagaaccACGTAATAACAGGACGGAACCACGTAATAACAGGACAGAACCACGTAATAACAGGACAGAACCATGTAATACTAATACAGAAACACGTAATAACAGGAAAGAAACACGTAATAACAGGACAGAACCATGTAATACTAACACAGAAACACGTAATAACAGGAGAGAAACACGTAATCACACGACAGaaccatgtaataataatacagaatcACGTAATAACAGGACAGAACCACGTAATAACAGGAGAAaaccatgtaataataatacagaaacACGTAATAACAGTACAGAAACACGTAATAACACGACAGAAACACGCAATAAGACAGAACCACGTAATAACAGGACAGAACCACGTAATAATAGTACAGAACCATGTAATAACAGGACAGAACCACGTAATAACACGACAGAACCACGTAATAATAGTACAGAACCACGTAATAATAGTGCAGACCCACGCAATAAGACAGAACCATGTAATAACAAGACAGAACCACGTAATAATAGTGCAGACCCACGCAATAAGACAGAACCATGTAATAATAGTACAGAACCACGTAATAACAGTACAGGTACACGTAATAACACGACAGAACcacgtaataataatatagaaccACGTAATAACAGTAGAGAACCATGTAATACCACGACAGaactatgtaataaaaatacagaACCACGTAATAACAGAACAGAACCATGCAATAATAATACAGAAACACGTAATAACACGACAGAAACACGTAATAACAGGACAGAAGCACGTAATAACAGGACAGAACCATGTAATGATAATACAGAAACACGTAATAACAGGACAGaaccatgtaataataatacagaaccACGTAATAACACGACAGAAACac TTAGGTGA